The Rissa tridactyla isolate bRisTri1 chromosome 6, bRisTri1.patW.cur.20221130, whole genome shotgun sequence genome includes a region encoding these proteins:
- the PLS1 gene encoding plastin-1, with the protein MENNITTISREELEELREAFSKIDIDNSGYVSDYELQDLFKEASLPLPGYKVREIVEKIIAVTDSNKDGRINFEEFVSIIQELKSKDVSKSFRKSINKKQGITAIGGTSAISSEGTQHSYSEEEKVAFVNWINKALQDDPDCKHLLPMNPSDASLFKSLADGILLCKMINFSQPDTIDERAINKKKLTPFTISENLNLALNSASAIGCTVVNIGSQDLQEGKPHLVLGLLWQIIKVGLFADIEISRNEALIALLNEGEELDQLMKLSPEELLLRWVNYHLANAGWQKISNFSQDIKDSRAYYHLLNQIAPKGDDPDELPIKIDFSGFHDKNDLRRAEYMLQQADKLGCRQFVTPADVVAGNPKLNLAFVANLFNTYPALNKPDNSSYDLNLLEGESKEERTFRNWMNSLGVSPYVNHLYSDLSDALIIFQLYDMTRVPVDWNHVNKPPYPLLGGNMKKIENCNYAVELGKTKAKFSLVGIAGHDLNEGNPTLTLALVWQLMRRYTLNVLSDLGEGEKVNDEIIIKWVNQTLAKANKKTSITSFKDKSISTSLPVLDLIDAIAPKAVRPEMVKREDLSYQDKLNNAKYAISVARKIGARIYALPDDLVEVKPKMVMTVFACLMGRGLNRIK; encoded by the exons atATTGATAACAGCGGGTATGTCAGTGATTATGAGCTTCAAGACCTGTTTAAAGAAGCAAGTCTGCCCTTGCCTGGTTACAAAGTCCGGGAGATTGTAGAAAAAATCATTGCAGTGACAGACAGCAACAAGGACGGGAGAATCAACTTTGAAGAGTTTGTCTCT ATAATTCAGGAATTGAAAAGCAAAGATGTTAGCAAATCTTTCCGAAAATCAATAAACAAAAAGCAAGGTATTACAGCAATTGGAGGAACATCAGCAATATCTAGTGAGGGGACACAACACTCTTATTCAg aggaagaaaaagttgCTTTTGTTAATTGGATAAATAAAGCTCTACAAGATGACCCAGACTGTAAGCACCTCCTACCTATGAACCCATCAGATGCCAGTCTTTTTAAATCCCTTGCAGATGGCATTCTTCTTTG CAAAATGATCAACTTTTCACAACCAGATACAATTGATGAAAGGGCTATTAATAAGAAGAAACTCACTCCTTTCACTATTTCT GAAAACCTAAACCTGGCTCTGAACTCAGCATCTGCTATTGGCTGTACAGTTGTCAATATTGGATCACAAGACTTGCAAGAAGGAAAACCACACTTGGTATTAGGACTCTTGTGGCAGATCATTAAAGTTGGTCTTTTTGCTGATATTGAGATCTCCAGAAACGAAG CTCTTATCGCCTTGCTAAATGAAGGGGAAGAACTAGATCAGTTAATGAAGCTTTCCCCAGAAGAGCTCTTGCTGCGCTGGGTGAACTACCATCTGGCCAATGCAGGGTGGCAGAAAATCAGTAACTTCAGCCAAGACATTAAG GATTCAAGAGCATACTACCATCTGTTAAATCAGATTGCACCCAAAGGAGATGACCCTGATGAATTGCCTATTAAAATTGACTTTTCAGGATTTCAT gataaAAATGACTTGAGGAGGGCTGAATACATGCTCCAACAGGCAGATAAATTGGGCTGCAGACAGTTTGTAACTCCAGCTGATGTGGTTGCAGGCAACCCTAAACTCAATTTGGCTTTTGTTGCAAATCTCTTTAATACATATCCAGCCCTAAACAAGCCTGACAATTCATCTTACGATCTCAATTTATTAGAAG GAGAAAGTAAGGAAGAAAGAACTTTCAGAAACTGGATGAATTCACTGGGTGTAAGCCCATATGTTAATCACTTATACag TGACCTCTCTGATGCTTTAATAATCTTCCAACTGTATGATATGACTCGTGTGCCAGTTGACTGGAACCATGTCAACAAACCTCCTTATCCATTACTTGGTGGTAATATGAAAAAG attgaGAATTGCAATTATGCAGTAGAACTCGGGAAGACAAAAGCCAAATTCTCACTGGTTGGTATTGCTGGACACGATCTAAATGAGGGTAATCCAACTCTGACTTTGGCTTTGGTATGGCAGCTGATGAGAAG gtACACTTTGAACGTACTATCAGAccttggagagggggaaaaagtaaatGATGAAATTATTATTAAGTGGGTGAATCAGACACTTGCAAAAGCAAATAAGAAAACTTCAATTACAAGTTTCAAG GACAAATCAATTAGCACTAGTTTACCTGTCTTAGATTTAATAGATGCCATTGCACCAAAAGCAGTTCGTCCAGAAATGGTCAAGAGAGAAGATCTTTCTTACCAAGACAAATTGAATAATGCTAA GTATGCCATTTCAGTTGCTCGAAAAATCGGTGCTCGTATATATGCTCTCCCAGATGATCTGGTTGAAGTGAAGCCAAAAATGGTGATGACAGTGTTTGCATGTTTGATGGGAAGAGGactgaacagaataaaataa